A stretch of the Mycobacterium sp. ITM-2016-00317 genome encodes the following:
- a CDS encoding Lrp/AsnC family transcriptional regulator produces MAEGSSARAESRAAAPKDVRAEVDDIDRRILTALHADARMPNSALAELVGIAPSTCHGRVRRLQEMGVIRGFYADIDPAAIGLTLQAMISVNLQFTARGKIRNFIQQIRSKPQVMDVYFLAGADDFILHVAARDTDDLRKFVVENLNADADVAGTQTSLIFEHLRGASPL; encoded by the coding sequence GTGGCAGAAGGATCGTCAGCAAGGGCCGAGTCGAGGGCGGCAGCGCCGAAGGATGTTCGGGCCGAGGTCGACGACATCGACCGCCGGATCCTGACGGCCTTGCACGCCGATGCCCGGATGCCCAACAGCGCACTGGCCGAGTTGGTCGGCATCGCACCGTCGACCTGTCACGGCAGGGTGCGCCGCCTGCAGGAGATGGGGGTGATCCGGGGGTTCTACGCCGACATCGATCCTGCGGCGATCGGGTTGACCCTCCAGGCGATGATCTCGGTCAACCTGCAGTTCACCGCGCGCGGCAAGATCCGCAACTTCATCCAGCAGATCCGCAGCAAGCCGCAGGTCATGGATGTGTACTTCCTCGCGGGCGCCGACGATTTCATTCTGCACGTGGCCGCGCGGGACACCGACGATCTGCGCAAGTTCGTCGTCGAGAACCTCAACGCCGACGCCGACGTCGCAGGCACCCAGACCTCACTGATCTTCGAGCATCTGCGCGGCGCGTCGCCGCTGTGA
- a CDS encoding DUF222 domain-containing protein: MSSTVSDHAEQVGQSERLESFFAELSELAGQRNAIDGRIAEIAAEIDEARLWGFTGVKSMEGLIAWKLGTSTRNAETIVAVARRLEEFPQCAQDLREGRLSLDQVGAIAEGAGAGSDAHYAVLASHSTVAQLRTAIKQEPKPEPEPLPDAEAEPEPVVVPQPSISKRVEGEFVCWQIRLPAPEAAIFDAALQSHQDGLIAQWQRDHPDSQDGAGRAPLPTGGNAFMALVEAGWDVEAARRPHGQHTTVVVHVDVKDKIAALHLGPALSAEQRRFLTCDASCEVWFERDGQPLGVGRTTRTISRRLRRALEYRDRSCVVPGCGAAKGLHAHHLQHWEDGGATELDNLVLICPFHHRLHHRGGITLTGPADQLVVTDQSGRPLEPGSLARPPTQPPPEVPPYRGPSGERIQWKWYHPYQPPPPTRN; this comes from the coding sequence ATGTCTTCGACGGTTTCCGATCACGCCGAGCAGGTGGGTCAGTCGGAGCGCCTTGAGAGTTTTTTCGCCGAACTGTCGGAATTGGCCGGACAGCGTAACGCTATCGATGGGCGGATCGCCGAGATCGCTGCGGAGATCGATGAGGCTCGGTTGTGGGGGTTCACCGGGGTCAAGTCGATGGAAGGGCTGATCGCCTGGAAGCTGGGTACCTCGACCCGCAACGCCGAGACGATCGTGGCGGTCGCGCGTCGGTTGGAAGAGTTCCCGCAGTGCGCCCAGGATCTGCGTGAGGGCCGGTTGTCGTTGGATCAGGTCGGGGCGATCGCCGAAGGCGCTGGTGCGGGTTCGGATGCCCATTACGCGGTGTTGGCGTCGCATTCCACGGTCGCCCAGTTGCGCACTGCGATCAAGCAGGAACCCAAGCCCGAACCCGAGCCTCTGCCCGACGCTGAGGCCGAACCGGAGCCGGTGGTGGTGCCGCAGCCGTCGATTTCCAAGCGGGTGGAGGGGGAGTTCGTGTGCTGGCAGATCCGGCTGCCGGCCCCGGAAGCGGCGATCTTCGATGCGGCGCTGCAGTCCCATCAGGATGGGCTGATCGCCCAGTGGCAACGCGACCACCCCGATAGCCAGGATGGTGCGGGGCGCGCGCCGCTGCCGACGGGCGGGAATGCGTTCATGGCGTTGGTGGAAGCGGGCTGGGATGTCGAGGCCGCGCGTCGCCCGCACGGGCAGCACACCACGGTGGTGGTGCATGTCGATGTCAAGGACAAGATCGCCGCCCTGCACCTGGGGCCGGCGCTCTCGGCCGAGCAGCGCCGGTTCCTGACCTGTGATGCCAGCTGTGAGGTGTGGTTCGAACGCGACGGCCAACCCCTGGGCGTGGGGCGCACGACTCGCACGATCAGCCGCCGGCTGCGCCGGGCGCTGGAGTACCGCGACCGCTCGTGTGTGGTGCCCGGGTGCGGGGCCGCCAAGGGCTTGCATGCCCATCACCTGCAGCATTGGGAGGACGGCGGCGCGACCGAGTTGGACAACCTGGTGCTGATCTGCCCGTTCCATCACCGCCTGCACCACCGCGGCGGAATCACCCTCACCGGGCCGGCCGATCAGCTGGTCGTCACCGACCAGAGCGGCAGACCACTGGAACCGGGATCGTTGGCCCGGCCCCCGACTCAACCCCCACCCGAAGTGCCGCCCTATCGCGGACCATCCGGGGAACGCATCCAATGGAAGTGGTACCACCCCTACCAACCCCCACCGCCCACCAGAAACTAG